From one Lolium rigidum isolate FL_2022 chromosome 4, APGP_CSIRO_Lrig_0.1, whole genome shotgun sequence genomic stretch:
- the LOC124705805 gene encoding monothiol glutaredoxin-S11-like yields MASGGGAVREVGSRAELDAAVGGARAAAVHFWASWCEASKQMDEVFAHLAVDFPHALFLRVEAEEQPEISEAYGVSAVPYFVFCKEGKAVDTLEGANPASLANKVAKLAGPANVAESAAPASLGVAAGPAVLEKVQQLAQQNGSSAAESATALNKRLEQLVNSHPVILFMKGNPDEPRCGFSRRVVDILKQEGVEFGSFDILGDNEVREGMKKFSNWSTFPQLYCKGELLGGCDIVIAMHESGELKDVLKEHNIPLRPQGNKIEEPVISESTGEKSPEPIGLTEAQKARLESLTNSNPVMIFIKGSPEEPKCGFSGKVIHILKQEKIPFSSFDILSDDEVRQGLKVLSNWPSYPQVYIKGELVGGSDIVMEMHKSGELKKVLSEKGIIPKDSLEDRLKALISSSPVMLFMKGNPDAPLCGFSSKVVNALRGAGVSFGSFDILSDEEVRQGLKTYSNWPTFPQLYYKSELMGGCDIVLEMEKSGELKSTLSE; encoded by the exons atggcgagcggcggcggggcggtgAGGGAGGTGGGGTCGAGGGCGGAGCTGGacgcggcggtgggcggcgcgcGGGCCGCCGCGGTGCACTTCTGGGCCTCATGGTGCGAGGCCTCCAAGCAGATGGACGAGGTCTTCgcccacctcgccgtcgacttCCCGCACGCGCTCTTCCTCCGG GTTGAAGCTGAAGAACAGCCGGAAATTTCAGAGGCATATGGAGTTTCAGCAGTACCATACTTTGTTTTCTGCAAG GAGGGCAAGGCTGTTGATACTCTGGAGGGTGCAAATCCAGCCAGCCTGGCCAATAAGGTTGCAAAGTTAGCTGGGCCTGCCAATGTTGCTGAGTCTGCTGCACCTGCTAGCCTGGGGGTTGCTGCTGGGCCTGCTGTGCTTGAAAAGGTCCAACAATTGGCACAGCAAAATGGATCTTCTGCTGCTGAAAGTGCAACTGCTCTGAATAAGCGATTGGAGCAGCTTGTCAATTCCCATCCTGTCATCTTATTTATGAAGGGAAATCCAGACGAACCAAGATGTGGTTTCAGTCGAAGAGTGGTTGACATTTTGAAGCAGGAAGGTGTTGAGTTTGGGAGCTTTGATATCCTTGGAGATAATGAAGTACGTGAAGGAATGAAGAAGTTCTCTAACTGGTCAACGTTTCCTCAGTTGTACTGCAAAGGTGAGCTGCTTGGTGGATGTGATATTGTTATTGCTATGCATGAAAGTGGTGAGCTGAAGGATGTGTTGAAGGAGCACAACATTCCTCTCCGCCCACAAGGAAACAAAATTGAGGAGCCAGTGATATCCGAGTCTACAGGTGAAAAGAGTCCTGAACCAATTGGGCTTACTGAAGCTCAGAAAGCTCGTTTGGAGAGCCTCACTAATTCTAACCCAGTGATGATATTTATCAAAGGTTCACCTGAGGAGCCCAAGTGTGGATTCAGTGGGAAGGTCATTCATATTCTTAAGCAAGAGAAGATTCCTTTCTCAAGTTTTGACATTCTTTCAGATGATGAGGTTAGGCAGGGCCTAAAGGTTCTATCGAACTGGCCTAGCTACCCTCAAGTGTACATAAAGGGTGAACTGGTTGGTGGTTCTGACATAGTGATGGAGATGCATAAGAGTGGGGAGCTAAAGAAGGTTCTGTCTGAGAAAGGGATTATTCCGAAAGACAGCCTAGAGGACCGACTGAAGGCCTTGATTTCCTCATCCCCAGTGATGCTGTTCATGAAGGGCAACCCAGATGCTCCACTTTGCGGCTTTAGTTCGAAAGTTGTGAATGCATTGAGAGGAGCAGGGGTCAGCTTTGGGTCCTTTGACATTCTATCTGATGAGGAAGTCAGGCAAGGTCTGAAGACATACTCCAACTGGCCCACATTTCCCCAGCTCTACTACAAATCAGAACTGATGGGGGGTTGTGACATTGTTCTTGAGATGGAGAAGAGTGGAGAGTTGAAGTCCACTCTTTCGGAGTAG
- the LOC124705804 gene encoding uncharacterized protein LOC124705804, translated as MVGKDLVLQRNGNSRDIREIAAEATLREVRQSGHAYVELRRAGKRVIFFCTICLTECFSDNVLFDHLRGNLHSRRYAEAKVTLFGPMPWPFNDGVLFFSNTREDGPLVLDSSSRNDGDLALVLHPEFSGTDAEVTSRLRDSSTSRNGASGRPNGRTAAAVAEDDALSNRSGTDAQLVIPSVLVKDVVLNLPARLLGHGNIAYKIAEASDGRKKISKIWCAWGGPEAPHDGSDIYEQSGFAVVNFSYAYELGRKWPSDDQDLSISAGSFFVIDDAGHRGKRRKKSFSDQEASSEESNGQTNGTSQAIVAGSSNGNSCNLQVGPLSSKSMRRELRKQKRLAAEKVCDICGRAMLPGKDVATLLNCSTGNLACSSRNSSGAFHLFHTSCLLHWTILCQYEVMADQIAKKGKSKRGRKAKTAPKSKIESILCPECQGTGIHVEGEELEKPTISLSEMFRYKLKSIEAHKAWMKSPEVLKNCSTGLHFPSEHLEDSEEQVMPLNSLPFFGADL; from the exons ATGGTGGGGAAGGATCTGGTGCTGCAGCGGAACGGCAACTCAAGGGACATCCGCGAGATCGCCGCCGAGGCCACGCTCCGGGAGGTGCGGCAGAGCGGGCACGCCTACGTGGAGCTGCGGCGCGCGGGCAAGCGCGTCATCTTCTTCTGCACCATCTGCCTCACCGAGTGCTTCAGCGACAACGTGCTCTTCGACCACCTCAGGGGGAACCTGCACTCGCGGCGCTACGCCGAGGCCAAGGTCACGCTGTTCGGGCCCATGCCGTGGCCGTTCAACGACGGCGTGCTCTTCTTCAGCAACACGCGCGAGGACGGCCCGCTCGTGCTGGACTCGAGCTCGCGGAACGACGGAGACCTTGCTCTGGTTCTCCATCCCGAGTTCTCGGGGACCGACGCTGAGGTGACGTCCAGGCTGAGAGACAGTTCAACCTCCCGTAATGGTGCCAGTGGGCGTCCGAATGGTAGAACTGCTGCTGCGGTAGCTGAAGATGATGCGCTGTCGAACCGGAGTGGAACCGATGCCCAGCTTGTTATTCCTAGTGTGTTGGTAAAGGATGTTGTTCTGAACTTGCCTGCGCGTCTCCTTGGCCATGGAAACATTGCATACAAGATCGCCGAAGCTAGCGATGGCCGTAAGAAGATTAGCAAGATCTGGTGTGCTTGGGGAGGACCAGAAGCCCCACATGATGGCTCTGACATCTATGAGCAATCTGGTTTTGCCGTGGTCAACTTCTCTTATGCGTATGAGCTGGGAAGGAAGTGGCCCTCTGATGATCAGGACCTTTCTATCTCCGCTGGATCTTTCTTTGTGATTGATGATGCGGGGCATCGTGGAAAGCGAAGGAAGAAGTCCTTTTCTGATCAAGAAGCATCTTCAGAAGAGTCGAATGGCCAGACAAACGGCACGAGTCAAGCTATCGTGGCTGGTTCCTCAAATGGTAACTCATGCAATCTTCAAGTCGGACCCTTATCCAGCAAGTCTATGAGGAGAGAACTGAGGAAGCAGAAGCGACTTGCTGCCGAGAAAGTCTGTGATATCTGTGGGCGGGCAATGCTTCCTGGAAAGGATGTCGCTACCTTGCTGAACTGCAGTACAGGAAACCTAGCTTGCAGCAGTAGAAACTCGAGTGGG GCTTTTCATCTATTTCACACTTCATGCCTATTGCACTGGACTATTCTGTGCCAATATGAGGTTATGGCCGATCAAATTGCAAAGAAGGGGAAGAGCAAGCGAGGCAGAAAGGCCAAAACAGCGCCAAAGAGCAAAATAGAATCCATCCTTTGCCCAGAATGTCAGGGTACAGGAATTCATGTCGAGGGAGAAGAGCTTGAAAAGCCAACTATTTCTTTATCTGAG ATGTTCCGCTACAAGCTGAAATCCATTGAAGCACATAAGGCGTGGATGAAGAGCCCTGAGGTGCTCAAGAACTGTTCCACTGGTCTTCATTTCCCTTCCGAACATCTGGAGGACTCCGAG GAGCAGGTGATGCCGCTGAACTCACTTCCTTTCTTTGGAGCTGACTTATAG
- the LOC124708743 gene encoding uncharacterized protein LOC124708743, with protein sequence MASSALRRSLPARGLIRRLLPSDPPSSAAAAASSSFRRCFQSGEGAGESADAFENRLFEQTEQGDNSFFGKLDGTGNSFRRQGAGSGTGDWGRPGGRGYSEFGDREGSLFGGSMDDSLNDGMNEKLDDAARTFHMTDEVEDDDYDFRPDVNYRRGSTYNVKDLDLTRPAAARSTPRPQFETTTKDVLRKADFRNVRFLANFLTEAGIIIKRNQTKISAKAQRKVAREIKTARALGLMPFTTMGKRPFIFGRSVEEDPSEEEYGYDFVEQKDAGPEDEAVDAVPDVEAA encoded by the exons ATGGCGAGCTCAGCGCTGAGACGGTCTCTGCCGGCACGGGGCTTGATCCGCCGTCTCCTCCCTTCCGACCCaccgtcctccgccgccgccgccgcctcctcctcgtttCGTCGCTGCTTCCAGTCCG GAGAGGGCGCAGGCGAGAGCGCGGATGCGTTTGAAAACCGGTTGTTTGAGCAGACGGAGCAAGGTGACAATTCGTTCTTTGGGAAGCTCGATGGGACTGGGAACTCCTTCAGAAGACAAGGCGCCGGATCTGGGACGGGTGACTGGGGTCGGCCCGGTGGCAGGGGTTACTCTGAGTTTGGTGACAGGGAGGGCTCTCTGTTTGGTGGGAGCATGGACGATTCCTTGAACGATGGCATGAACGAGAAGTTGGATGACGCGGCCCGCACCTTTCATATGACGGACGAGGTCGAGGACGATGACTATGATTTCAGGCCAGATGTGAATTACAGGCGAGGCTCGACCTACAATGTCAAG GATCTTGACCTTACAAGACCTGCAGCCGCAAGGAGCACCCCTAGACCTCAGTTTGAAACAACCACGAAGGATGTTCTAAGGAAAGCCGATTTTAGG AATGTTAGATTCCTCGCCAACTTTCTTACAGAAGCTGGCATTATCATCAAGAGGAATCAG ACCAAGATAAGCGCGAAAGCTCAGCGCAAGGTTGCGAGGGAGATCAAAACAGCGCGTGCACTGGGGCTAATGCCTTTCACGACGATGGGCAAGAGGCCATTCATCTTTGGCAGAAGCGTGGAGGAGGATCCTTCAGAGGAGGAATATGGGTATGACTTCGTCGAGCAGAAGGACGCTgggcctgaagatgaagctgttgaTGCCGtgcccgatgtggaggccgcttaG
- the LOC124706214 gene encoding uncharacterized N-acetyltransferase YvbK-like: MAAAAAAPAAAILELDPSQERAGRVVDDIVRLEKRIFPKHESLARSFHDELKRRNTGLIYSTAGAGDDEEVTGYAMYTCTTSLCASITKLAVKESCRRQGLGEALLQAAVERCRRKRVQRVSLHVDPARTAAVALYRKAGFQVDATVEGYYSPERNAYRMYMDL, translated from the exons atggcggcagcggcggccgcgcCCGCCGCGGCGATCCTCGAGCTGGACCCTTCGCAGGAGCGCGCCGGCCGCGTTGTCGATGACATCGTGCGGCTGGAGAAGAGGATCTTCCCGAAGCACGAGTCGCTGGCGCGCTCCTTCCACGACGAGCTCAAGCGCCGGAACACCGGCCTGATCTACTCGacggccggcgccggcgacgacgaggaggtcaCGGGGTACGCCATGTACACCTGCACCACCTCCCTCTGCGCCTCTATCACGAAGCTCGCCG TGAAGGAGAGCTGCCGGAGGCAGGGGCTCGGAGAGGCGCTGCTGCAGGCCGCCGTCGAGAGGTGCCGGAGGAAGCGTGTACAGCGGGTGTCCCTCCACGTCGACCCGGCGAGGACGGCAGCGGTGGCGCTGTACCGGAAGGCCGGGTTCCAGGTCGACGCCACCGTCGAGGGCTACTACTCGCCGGAGAGGAATGCCTACCGGATGTACATGGATCTCTAG
- the LOC124708466 gene encoding E3 ubiquitin-protein ligase AIRP2-like — protein sequence MRKAYRDSLKVLEADIQHANTLATEFPREYDGACLQMRLSFSPAAHIFLFLVQWTDCSLAGALGLLRILIYKVYVDGTTTMSTHERKASIKEFYAVIFPSLLQLQRGITDMEDKKQKAVCMERYTRRDGDETSSLSDADAEREEECGICMEMNSKVVLPNCTHAMCLRCYQDWNSRSQSCPFCRDNLKKTDPGDLWIYVEEQDVVDMETVSRENLRRLFMYINKLPLIVPDVIFSVYDSHIK from the exons GGCGACTGAATTTCCCCGGGAGTACGATGGCGCCTGCCTGCAGATGCGGCTCTCTTTTAGCCCCGCCGCTCATATATTCCTCTTCCTGGTGCAGTGGACTGACTGCAGCCTCGCGGGGGCTCTCGGTCTGCTCAGGATACTCATTTACAAG GTCTATGTCGACGGCACCACCACCATGTCGACACATGAGAGGAAAGCCAGCATCAAGGAATTCTACG CTGTCATATTCCCTTCCCTGCTGCAACTGCAAAGAGGGATCACCGACATGGAGGACAAGAAGCAGAAGGCCGTGTGCATGGAGAGGTACACAAGGAGAGACGGAGACGAAACCAGCAGCCtatccgatgccgatgccgagagGGAAGAGGAATGCGGGATCTGCATGGAGATGAACAGCAAAGTCGTGCTGCCCAACTGCACGCACGCTATGTGCCTCAGATGCTACCAGGACTG GAACTCAAGATCACAGTCCTGTCCATTCTGCCGGGACAACCTGAAGAAGACTGACCCTGGTGACTTGTGGATCTACGTCGAGGAGCAAGACGTGGTCGACATGGAGACGGTGTCCAGAGAGAACCTCAGAAGGCTGTTCATGTACATAAACAAGCTGCCTCTGATTGTGCCTGATGTCATCTTCAGTGTTTATGATTCCCACATAAAATGA